The following nucleotide sequence is from Desulfuromonadales bacterium.
GTCTTGTTGTATCCGGCCGGCAGGATGTTCTGCTCGAACTGGACCACTTCTATTTCATAATTGTTTGCCGTGCCGGTGGTGGGCATCGGTGGTGGGATCTGCAGCGGCGTCACGAACTTCGGGACGGTGGTCACGTCGAGCGTGCCGCCGGGCAGCGGCTCCGCCAGGCCGCTGCCGACCCCGATCAGCAGCACCGACGCTGCCGCCAGGAAACCGGCTTGCCAGGGGAAAAGCTTCTGTTTCATTGGGTTCCTCCTTGAATTCTACGAACGGGTTTGCGGATGAGGAGGTCCGGCTCTCCGGAATCTCCCGCCTCTCTTTTTACGATCGATTCTTTGGCTTACCGGTCCCCCACCCCCCTTCCTTGCGGCATTCCGTGAAAACAACCCATTTTTTCCTGCTCACCGGGAACTGCTCTGGATAAATAAAACGTTGAATGTTCTTATATCGCTCAAAAGAATTTTTTCTCCCTCAGAATTGCTTTTCTTTCACTAGAAATTATCAATAAATAAGATTGATTTCCAATTTCATCGGACAGAATGGCATCCTCTCCGGAGGGAAAGGTGGACGCATTTCTACAGTCTCAGAATTGGTGCGATATCCAGGGCAGAATGGCGGAACGCTAGGTCGTGCGGGGCTTTTGGCGAGAGAAACGGTAATAAGAGGGGGTGGTGCCTTCGAAGACCCTGAACCACCGGGACATGTTGTTCAGGCTGCCGAAGCCTGATTTTGCGGCCACGGCGGAGATGTTGAGATCGTCTCTTTGCAGCAGCCGCTTCGCCTTCTGCACCCGCTGATAGCAGACGAAGCGCATCGGGCTCATTCCAAGCAACTCCCGGAAGGTCCGGCAGAAATGATGGGGACTGAGTCCCGCCTCCCGGGCCATGGTATCCAGGCAGAGGCTCTCCTGGAGATGCTCTTCCATGTGGACGAGGACGCGGAGGATGTTCGGCGGGAGATAGGGCTCTGCGGCGGCCTTTCGGGCCGGGCCGGCGAGGTCTTCATCCAGAGGGACGCAAACACGCCTTTCCCCGCCTCTCCTGCGCAAGCCCAGGAGATTGTCGACATGGGCCTTGAGCCTGACCACGTCGAAGGGACGCCGGAGATAGTCGCGGGCACCGAGGCGGAAGGCGCTGACGGCCAGCTCTTCCGAGCCCGTTTCGGCCAGGAAAAGTACCGGGACGGCGGGGATGGAGGACTTGATCTGATGCAACAGTTCCAGGGCGGAGGCGGGATCGGAACCGGCGTCGAGAAGTACCAGGTCCCATTGCTCTTTCTGCAGCATGGTGATGGCCTTGCCGGCGACGGTCAGCTGCACCTTCCCGCCCAGAGGCAGGTGGCGGTAAACATCGTGCAAGTCGCTTTCGGCGACGACCAGCAGAAAGGCCTGTTGCATGTTTCGATCCCCGGTTCCTGCCAATGAAAGGACCTTCAGTCGGCGTTCATTGGATAACTTTATACCCATGATAACAAGGAATTCAATGGGGGGATTTCCCCTATTTGCAGGGGGAAATCCCTACCTGTCCCCGAAGCGACGGGTCAGACCCTGGCGGACGGCGGGCAGGATGGCCTCCCGCACCCCCGGCCGCAGATCGATGAGGCTCTCGGCCAGCCGGCGGATCAGGGTGGTCTTGCCGCAGCCGGGCTGGCCGGTGATAAACAGGTGGCAGGGATTCAAGGTCATGCGTTTTCCTTCTCCCATTTCTCCGTGTTGGGACGGATTCCAAAGCAGACCCTACGGAGTTTTGGCGCAGGGTGAAAGGTTTCCCTGAAGCCATTTTATCAGACCGGAAAGGCGCCGCCCGGTCCGGCAGAGTACGTATTTTCTGCTATCTTGAAATGAAATCGGGCACAAAGGAGGGAATTATCATGGCCATCGTCTTTCAGAACCGGCAGGAAGCCGGCCAACAACTGGCTGCCAGCCTCCAGGACTACCGGGGCAGGGAGAATCTGCTGGTGCTGGCTCTGCCCCGGGGCGGGGTGACGGTCGGTTTCGAGATCGCCCGGGAGCTGGGCTGCCCGCTCGACGTCCTGATCGTCCGCAAGATCGGCACGCCCGGCAACCCCGAACTGGCCGCCGGCGCCGTCTCGGAGACCGGCACGATAGTGCTCAACGAGGACGTCATCGCGATGCAGCGCATCTCGCAGGA
It contains:
- a CDS encoding DNA-binding response regulator gives rise to the protein MQQAFLLVVAESDLHDVYRHLPLGGKVQLTVAGKAITMLQKEQWDLVLLDAGSDPASALELLHQIKSSIPAVPVLFLAETGSEELAVSAFRLGARDYLRRPFDVVRLKAHVDNLLGLRRRGGERRVCVPLDEDLAGPARKAAAEPYLPPNILRVLVHMEEHLQESLCLDTMAREAGLSPHHFCRTFRELLGMSPMRFVCYQRVQKAKRLLQRDDLNISAVAAKSGFGSLNNMSRWFRVFEGTTPSYYRFSRQKPRTT
- a CDS encoding nucleoside-triphosphatase, which encodes MTLNPCHLFITGQPGCGKTTLIRRLAESLIDLRPGVREAILPAVRQGLTRRFGDR